A region of the Hirundo rustica isolate bHirRus1 chromosome 5, bHirRus1.pri.v3, whole genome shotgun sequence genome:
CCATAGCCGAGAGTCTGCTCGCTGTTGTTGGTCACCGGGGAGAAGGTGTTGACGCTTGTGGGGTCGGCGTTGTCCTCGCACAAGTGAAAGGCGTAGACGGCGTCCAAAACATCCTCTCCCTGGGCGTACTCAggggtggcacagagcaggtTGCTGTCGTAGCGACCCTGGAAGTTGCTCAGCCAGGAGGCCAGGGCGCAGACGTTCCGGCTGCAATCCCAGGCATTGGCAGAGAGGCTGATGCTCGTGAGGGACTTCCAGGAGTCGAGGACTCGGGAGTCGATGTAGGTCAGCCGGTTGGAGtccagctgcagggatttgAGATGAGGTACACTTTCGAAAACGTGAGGTTCGATGTATTCGATTTCGTTGCCGGAGAGATCCATCTTTTCGAGTTGCCATATCCAGTCCAAAGTGTTTACTACAATGGTAACTTTATTCCTTCGCAAGCAGAGGGAGTGCAGGGAGATGAGCCTGGGAAAATGGGCTAAATTCACTTTCACCAAGTCATTGTGCTCGAGGTGCAGCTCAGTGAGTTTGAACAAGCCTGCAAAAGAGTTTCGAGCCAGGCTCTTTAACTGATTGTATCCTATGTCCAGAAACTTCAGGCTGCGACAGTCCTGAAAAATTCTCACTGGCACGAACTTGATGGCGTTTGACCGCATGTGCAAAGTTGTCAGTTTTCTCAGCCCGTGGAACAGGTCAGGCTCCAAAGACTGTAGGTTGTTGTATGATAAATCCACACTGCGCAAGTTTGGCATGGGGCGGAAAGTGGTGTTGGGCAGTTGGGTTATTTTGTTGGAACTCAGGGTGAGCTCTTTAACTCGCCGCAATTTTTGAAAGGCATTCCCCTCCACTGAGCAAATGTGATTGTGATCCAGATAGAGCCACGTGAGCTGCATTAACCCTGTGAACTGTCCATCATGCAGCTCTGAAAGGCTGTTGTACCGCAGAGACAAGCCCATCATGCCCGACAGGTTGCGAGGCATCTCTGTGAGATTCAGTGATTCACAGTACAAAAGCCTGCCCTCACACCGACAGAGCTGTGGACACCCACTATTCACAGCTGGAAGCATTTTAGAAAAGATACCCAGCGTACACAATATCAACCCCGGGGGCTTCCTCAGCAGCCAGTTTAAACAGAGACCAATAAGAAGGAAATCCATTAGCAAGAATATTTCCAAATATGCTTGAGAATGTCCATTGAATCTTTTCAAATTCTacatcatattttatttaagggagaagaaaaaaaaaaaaaaaaaaaaagcaaaccgACGAAACAAAGCCcgaaaaccaaagcaaaacagcaaacagaacaaacacagaggcaaatatttcactttatagcatgcaggagctgtgcagcatTAAAGTTCACAGACATTCAAAGGTAAAATGATAGTGATTTTGTTCATGTTAAAtgctgcagcaaaggaaaaaaaaaaaatctttcttcatgaaagaatttaattaaaaagtgtCTTACCCACCCTTTTCCAGAGAGTGACAACCTCCATTCAGTTGCTTCCTTTGTGTTTGGACTAATTATATGCAGAGCTAAAAAAGACCCCTCTGTGCTACAAATTCAGTCCCTTTCAATGTTGTGCAAGGCTGGCAAGCTCACAATGTCTCACTTCGCTTCTGCTCAACGAGCGAAAGGCTTGTCCAGCTAGCTTTTGAGCTGCCTCCTAGGACCTGCAAGTTTCAGAACTATGTACATGAGCTTgatcttctccttctccctctgtcCTTTCCTCTGCAGTTAACACTGTGGCgtgaaaaaaactccaaactcTTTACTAACGACTCCACAGGATTTGTCAATCTGTTTAATGTCCATCATTTGCAACGACCATGGACCGGCACAACCTTTACTCCAGAGAGAGGTTACCATTCATTCACTGACAGGCTAAGGGTCGCTTTATTTCCCATTCTTTGTTCGCTTTGCTTGTTAGGTGATGCTTAGAGCAGAGAGAGACAGCCAGAATCCCTTCCCTTCAGCTGAGCAGTATGTTGCTAGAGCATGCAGAGGCACCCAGTGTTCACTGAGTGTCGTAAGCTGCTCATGATTGTACGCCTGCACTGTGCATCTCAGACATGGGCAGATTGAAAAGGGGTGGGCATAAAACCAACATCGGAGCGAACCAGGAAAGTAATATATGCTCTTtgatgaaatggaaaatactttaAGCCTATCTCGCCATTTCTCAAACAGGCACGCACACACAGCCGCACAAATCATCAAAAGCGAGGCAGTGCTAAGTAGGAAGCTTGAGAATTAggattctttctctttttttttcttggatgcTTTTGTTTAAAGCCTGAATTTATAAGCTATTAGCCGGGAGAGGGAGAGACTCGATTACTTGGTTTGGGAAGGAATATGTAAACCAGTCTCTTTGGATTGCCTTTTCTCTCTAATTCTGATGATGAGATCTGCCTTTTGGTCTTCGGGTGGGGTATTGAGGGGTGTGTGGGGGGAAAatgtgttggttttggggtttttttctcttctgacttTGTCTAAATAGAGCATGATTTGAAATTCTGTGCATTCTTTCTCATAGAAATGCAGCCAGAGCTCTGCAAATAGGAATGTCTCATTTCATATAAGCTTTAATTATATTGGTCTTTTTCCATCCTGCGTATTTTGTGTGTTCAGCACATGCCTTTCCtaaaggctttttatttttttttccctttttctttgcagtgtATGCTATGGCACACAGAACTCAAATTCTACCAGCATAAAGATTACTGTGGTTTTTGAATAAGATCAATGCATAGGATGCTGTGAGCATGTCAGCAGCATGCAAAGAGGGGGTTTCAAACCCCATTAGTTAATAagttttgcagattgtgctggttttttgttccatgtaccaaaaaaaaaaaaaaaaaaaaattgctggatAATTTGCAGTCCTCGTTCTCTATGGGAAAGGCATCGTCAATGAGCTCTGTAATTTTTACTGACTGAAAAATGTATGGTATTTCTGTCAGAAAAATGCTGGCCATCTTTTCCTATTATGAAATAGAGTCTCGAGCCCGTGTGCTGGTGAGAGCGATCGGAGCTGACAGCTCCCAATTCTGCATCAATACCCAATGAAGAAGTTCCCCACGGATTTAGGATACAAGTATCGCAGAGGATCGTGCTGATTTTAAGCAGACAACGGATGCAAAATGCTGGAGGGACAGGGCAAAACCATTGTTTTtgtgcttgctttctttttctcaactgtGTTAATTTAAAAGCAATACCTTGTTTTAGAGGTGTCTGTTGCAGAGCTAAATGTTGTGTTTGAGTGTGACTGCTGTGAGTGTGTGCTGAGAGAGATCAAGGAATGCAGTAATTTGATGCAGTAAAAGTTGCTTTGCAGAAGTCCTGGCAAACTTAAAGCTCTtgtgcataaaaataaaaacgtATGAAGGAGATTCATTACTAATGGATTTGCCAGAAACAGTCttaaataaattacaaatataaaccttTTAAATTGGGGTTTCAGAACCTGGGGATCAATGTGCTTTTATGTTCCCTGttcattttatttacatttttctgctcttcacaGCATTTCAGTGGTCTCAAAGCAAAAATGTGATGCTTTAATAGTATATGAACCTCATCTATGTTTTAGCATTTGGGCAGGAGAGCTGAAGGTggttttcctctccccagatCATGCTGTTTTATTCAAAGCAGGCTGTTTATGCAAGTGTCCACTGGTTGCAGTACACCTTAATTCTCTTTCTCAGTGcacaaaagcaggaaggaaagcagtGACAGAACCAACAGAAAAAGCATTGAAGCAGAGGAGGCTAAAGAATCCCATCCAAGAATATATTCCATATTGCCTTGACGAATATTTTTTGGTGCAAttagcaggggaaaaaattaaaggatAACTTGAACTTagcagaaactgagaaaagcTTCAAAGCAGAGAGGCTGTGTCCCTTAAAAATCTGCCACCCGACAAGTCTTCATGGGGGAAGCCTTGATGCCTTCTCCCATGTGAAAACTTGGGGAGAGGTCTTCAACAGTAGCCCTGAAAATTTCAATTATGTCTTCAAGGAAAGCTACCATTTTCTGCAAATCAGATGATGATAAGGATCACTTAGTTACCATTTAAAAGCTATGTATAAAGACTTCTTCTGGTAGGCATGAAGCTCCCTGATACATCACTgaagagctgattttttttttcgcTGCTTCTCCTTGTTATCACCTGGGATACAGCTTGGATCCCAACCAACGTGCCTATTCCACTCTGGCATATAATCCATTATCATTTGGTTTTCAAAGGCAGGAATTAGAGCAGACAGTAGCAATCCTATatagcagcagctggaagactGACAACCAGAATTAGGGACCCAGAATTAATGGCCCTAAGTGCACTCTCTCCGAGCTCTGACAGAGGGCTATTCAATAAGAAACTCTGCTCTTGTCCCAAATTTGGTTGTAAGAAAGAATCCAGGTAGTATTAAAATGAAAGACCTCAGTGTATGTTTGAGGCTGTGATGTTGAGGCACAGTACTGACCAAATTCAAGAACTGGGGCATCTGAAATATCTTTTGTAAACTGGTGTACTACTGTATTTTTGCAATGTACCCTTTTTGCAATCAAACCAGGGATCCACTTTGAAGATGATTGTAATGCAAAGGGCTTAATTTCCACTGTCTGAGCTGTTATCACAGCCAAACTGTTAAGTTTAcacattttctgaagtttcaAAGCCTCTGGCAAGTCTCTATAAATTAGCAGATTTAAATTAGCTTTATTAAATGTGCtattataaaacattttaagaatGGGAAACTAAGTTAGTATGTGTTTAAAGGAGCCTGATTAAATCAATGTAAAGTAGGTTACAGAAGAACAACATGAATAAAGTTTTAGAAAGTTTAGGTGGGAGGCTCCTTCTTGTAGTCATGACAAGGGTAATTCACTGGCAGCGATGGTCAGAATTGTTcaggctgggaaaggaaaacaccTTGCAATGTATTTGCTctacacatttttaatattgtgtTCAGattaatcatagaatcatcaagattggaaaagacctttaagatcatccagtccaaccattAAATGTCCCATATAATTTAACTGGCCTCAGAACGATTTAGTTCTTGCTAATTCCTTGGATATTCCTTTACTGTTTGTGCCTGGATATTTACCTTACCTTAATTTGCAATCCAGGATTGATGGGGTTGGGACAGATTGAGATGAGATCAGAATGTGGCTGCTGATATCTAACTCTTCATAGACACATCTTTTAATAAATTCTCCACCAAAatacaaaaaggcaaaacaacCAATTACTGAGTATGCTTCTTCCTTTTGGTATTTTCTGAGTGGTTTGtatcagaataataaaaaagtgaTGCTCTTAGtgatgtttttaatttcctttcatgaaTGGGAGGACTCAAACCTTGATCTTTGCTAGTCTTTAATTTTCAAGTGTGCTGAACCATGGCATTTTgtataaaagaaacatttaaaaacagaaaaggggggaaaaagacaTAACCTAAGATAAAGCAATCTAATTCTGTTGTTTCTCTTGTATTTTTGTCTTGGTCATCCTGAACATTTATTGGCTGCCCCTTCTGTATAAAATTTAGGATTTCAGCTGATAAGAAGTCCAGTTCTATTACGTCTGTTTTAATAGATATAAGAATGAGCAACATCATACAAGATTTTGACTAGAACAGTCCTAGTGGCTCCAAGTGCCATTAAATTCT
Encoded here:
- the LRRTM1 gene encoding leucine-rich repeat transmembrane neuronal protein 1, translated to MDFLLIGLCLNWLLRKPPGLILCTLGIFSKMLPAVNSGCPQLCRCEGRLLYCESLNLTEMPRNLSGMMGLSLRYNSLSELHDGQFTGLMQLTWLYLDHNHICSVEGNAFQKLRRVKELTLSSNKITQLPNTTFRPMPNLRSVDLSYNNLQSLEPDLFHGLRKLTTLHMRSNAIKFVPVRIFQDCRSLKFLDIGYNQLKSLARNSFAGLFKLTELHLEHNDLVKVNLAHFPRLISLHSLCLRRNKVTIVVNTLDWIWQLEKMDLSGNEIEYIEPHVFESVPHLKSLQLDSNRLTYIDSRVLDSWKSLTSISLSANAWDCSRNVCALASWLSNFQGRYDSNLLCATPEYAQGEDVLDAVYAFHLCEDNADPTSVNTFSPVTNNSEQTLGYGSATATYDVPEGDEDRTTYAVTITMPGENSENAVQIHKVVTGTMALIFSFLIVVLVLYVSWKCFPAGLRQLRQCFVTQRRKQKQKQTMHQMAAMSAQEYYVDYKPNHIEGALVIINEYGSCSCHQQPARECEV